From Papaver somniferum cultivar HN1 unplaced genomic scaffold, ASM357369v1 unplaced-scaffold_16, whole genome shotgun sequence, a single genomic window includes:
- the LOC113337464 gene encoding uncharacterized protein LOC113337464: protein MKLMWMWKVIQGITISYLCYFQKVLMWMFRMPNLVLYDTFTPLHSSMYVQSWQCAEALLKACADPNGGSDGTRALPVAAVMGVVKIIRLVQIHMLQIYTD from the exons ATGAAACTTATGTGGATGTGGAAAGTAATTCAG GGCATAACGATATCATACCTTTGTTACTTCCAAAAGGTATTAATGTGGATGTTTCGAATG CCAAATCTAGTCTTGTATGATACATTTACTCCACTTCATTCATCTATGTATGTCCAATCCTGGCAATGCGCGGAAGCATTACTGAAG GCATGTGCTGATCCAAATGGTGGATCAGATGGAACAAGAGCTCTGCCAGTAGCAGCTGTAATGGGGGTAGTAAAAATCATCAGGCTGGTGCAGATCCATATGTTACAAATATA CACGGACTAA